The sequence CTGTGCCAGCACGCGCCAGCGGATGGTGTCCACGTCTTTGGTCAGTTCCTGGAGGATGCGGAAGGCCACGCCGTCGCCCTCGCGGATGATGCCCAGCAGGATGTGTTCGGTGCTCGTGACCTGAGCGCCCAGCGTGCGGGCCTCGTGGCTGGCAAGCTCCATAACGCGTCTGGCACGCGGCGTGATGCTGGGGGCATCGTTCAGGCGGTTGCCCTCGCCTCGCCCGATGATTTCTTCTACCCGGCGGCGCAGACCATCCAGCGTCGCTCCGAATTCACCCAGCAGGCTCGCGGCGGTGCCGCCTTCACGCATCAGGCCCAGCAGCAGGTGTTCGGGGCCGACCATCGCGTGCCCCAGGCGATTGCCCTCTTCGCGGGCGTAGTGAAAGACGAGTCGTGCGCGGTCATCGTATCGGTTCATTGAAGTCCCCCTGAGCGGGCCTGGGTCTTTTTGCGCCTGCAACGGTTAGGGCTGAAAAACTCAGAGCGCAACGATGCGGGCCTGGGGTCTGAGAAGGAAGCTTACGGAGCTGGACGTCGGAGCCTGCGGAGCTTGAGAGAGAAATCTTTGGAGCTGAGTTGGCCTGAGCCGATTCTAGAGGATGGAGAGGTGAAATCAGCGCGTCATGTCTCACCTTTGGGGCACTCAGGTCGTTGAAGAAAGTCAAACTGCGCCGCGTCCACTCTTCAGATACGTTAATATGGCGGGCCATGCCCGTAACCCGCCTTGAACTGCATATTGAAGGACTGCCCGTCACCGAGCGAGAAGCGCTGCTGGACGTTGTCTGGAATGAACTGAAGATCAGTCCAGGCATGGTAACTGCCGACGGCACCACCGAGCTGACGCTGGTGCAGGGCGAAACGCGCCCGGAAGACAGGCCACTGGTTCATATCGGGGGCGTGGCATACCCGCAGATGACCCCCGAACGGCTCGGGGCGCTGCTGAGACGGCGGGGGAGCCGCTGACGGGCGGCGTGCTCAGCGCCCCGACAGCAGCACGAAGATGAGGGCCAGCAGCCCTGGCACCATCTGAACCACGAAAATGCGGCGCGATACGGTGAACCCCCCGTACAGCCCCGCGATCACAACACACAGCGAGAAGAAGACCTTGAGCGGATGTGCCAGCTCTGCCGGAGCGAACAGCGCCCAGATGAATCCAGCGGCCAGAAAGCCGTTATAAAGGCCCTGATTGCCCGCCATCGTGCGGGACTGCTCGGCAAATTCGGCGGTGGTGCCAAAGGTGGCCCGTACACGCGGCGTCGTCCAGAGCGCCATTTCCAGAATCACGATATAAACGTGCAGCACAGCAAGAAGACCGATGAGAATGTTGGCGACGACGTTCATATCTGCTTATAGTACGCGCCGCGTGGCCTGCGTTCTGTACACTGGAGACTGTGAAGCTCCTGCCTGCCACACCTGTTCGTCTGCCGAGTACTGCCGCCCTGACGGGGCCGTTGCTGCTCGTGCTGGTGTGTGCCGGAATGGCTGCGTGTTCTCAGCAGACGGTCGGCACGGGCATTCCCCCGGTCACGGCTCAGATCACGGCGCCCACGCCGCTTTCGTTCTCGGTGGCTCCGGCGGCTTCGTCGGCCTCGCTGGAAGTGCTCGACACCTCGCTGAGCCTGAGCGTCTTCGGTACCGAGCTGCGAATTCGTCCGGGCAGCAAACTGAGAACCGTGTGGCTGCGTGTGCGGCTGCCCAACGGCAACATCAGCCCCCTGACGCTCAGCCCCGACTGCCAGTGCATCCGGCTGGCAGGGTCGGCGGCCCAGTCTATCGGTGTCAAGATGGTGCCCGGCCTGAGCATCGAAACGGCGCTGGCCCAGGGCGGGCCGTGGACTGTGGCGGCGCTCACGCACTGAGCTGCGGCTTCAGAGGTGCGCTTCAGAACCGTGCCGACTTCGCCCTGAGCCGTGAAGACCTGTCTTATGCTGGGGGCATGAAGAAGACCATGCACGTCACCTGGCTGGGCGAGCAGCGCTATGTGGCACAGAACGAAACCGGGCAGCAGATCATCATCGACAACAGCCCGCTGAAGCTGGGTGTGGGGCCGATGGAAGCGCTGCTGTCGGCGCTGGCGACCTGCACCGCCTACGACGTGGTGGAAGTGATGAAGAAGCGCCGCACGCCGCTGTCGCAGTACCGCGTGGAAATCGAGGGCGAGCGGGCCGAGGAGCATCCGCGCCGCTATACCACCATCACCGTGCGCCACATCGCCTCGGGAACGGGCGTGAGCGAGGACTCTCTGGCGAAAGCTGCCCACCTGAGCCATGAAAAATACTGCTCGGTGGCCGCCAGCCTGAACAGTGAGATTGTGGTCGAGACGGTGCTGGAGAGTGCCGCCACGCCGGAAAGCGCGTCGGTCTGAGCGTGGCGGCCCTGCCTGTGGAATCTCCGGGAGACCGAATCAACGCTGCCTGGATGCGCCCGGTTCTCAGCGTCATCGCGGGATTTGGCGTGGCGCTGATCGTGTACGGCGTCGCCTATTCGCACGGCAACCCGCACGGCGGCGTTCCCGATCCGCTGCTGGCCGCCCGCCTGATTCCGCTGGAACTGCTGCTGGGCGTGCTGGCGGGCCTGCTGGTGTACCGGACGTTTGGACGGCGACAGGCCGCCGCGCCGCGCCCCGACACCCAGGAACGCATGGTGGTGCGGCTGGCCCTGAGAAAAGGGGGTCATTTCACGCTGGCCGACCTGAGTGAAGCGTCGCCGCTGACGCCGCAGCAGGCCCGCGAGGTGGTGGGGCAGATGCTGGAAGCGGGTCGCCTGCGGGCCTCCGAGACCGAGCCGGGCGGCTACCGGCTGCCATGAGCGCCCTGACTCTGAATCCGGCGCAGCTTTCGCGCCTGTTGGACGAAGCGTTTCAGGCCGACTGGGAATCGCTGCACAGTGCGCTGGCAACCGTGGAAGGCCAGCCGCACCCCCGTATCGGCTGGCTGACCCAGCATCTGAGCGTGACCAAGCGCGGCTACTGGCAGGCGCTTTCGGAGGTGCTGCCCATTTCGCCCGTTCCGCCGGAACTTGATCTGGATGGCCTGTGCCGCTGGGAAGTGGCGGCAGCGGCAGCGCTCAGCCCAGAGCAGCTCGAAACGCTGCTGACGTATTCCGGCACGCCGATGACGGTGGGCGATCTGCTGCGGGTCAACATCCGGCATACGGTGTGGCACGCGGGCCAGATCGCCGCGCTTGGCCGTGTGCCGAGGATGGCGTGATGGGAACTGCTGTTCAGCCGTGCCGTCTTCCCGCACAGCCCTGAATGACTGCCCCCGACGCGCTGTTCGATCTGGCGATCAACCGGGCCGCGACCACGCTGGCCGGGCTGGGTTATTTCGGGCTGGGGCAGCGGCCCGGTTTGCAGCAGGCCGCCGCCGCGCTGAGCGAGTGGCACGCCCGCACCCGCTTTGCCCGCCGCGTGCCGCTGGAACAGGTGCTGCGTTGCCTGGAACTGCGCCCGGACGGCAGAGAGTGGCACTGGGAAGGCGGGCCGGAAGGCGAGTGGAGAGCGGGGCGGGCGGCGTTTCCCTGAGAAGGAAGGTGATGCGTGATGAGGAGCGGCAAAGTCTGGGCAGTAGAAGCAGCGTCTTGGATGATCTGCTGCTTCCGTTCTGACCGATGTTCTACGCATCACTCATCACCCCTTCCCCTCACTTCCCCTTCGGCGGCCTGTTTGTGTTGCGGGGGTAAAACACCAGCGCCAGCGGCATATTCGAGCCGTTGGCGGGAACGAACAGCAGGCGCTGGCGCTGGGTGCGGAGTTGCCACAGGAAGGCGGGGGCGGCGGGGTCGAGGAGGGCCTGCCCCTGGCCCAGCAGCACCTGTGACGGTGCCTGTCCGTCTTGCAGCAGCAGGCTTCCCTGATACAGGCCGCCGCGTGGCGAGGCTGCCAGCAGTCGGCCTGCTGCCCCCTCCAGCGAGATGTCGTACAGCACGCCGAAATTTCCCTTCAGTTGCTGCGCCGCACCGGTCAGCATGTCGCGGCCCTGAAGCGGCGGATCGTCGGGGCCGCCCAGCACCAGCCGAACCGGAGCCGCGCCCGCCGGAAGCACGAAGCTCAGGGTGCGCTGGGCAGCCATGAAGGTGCCGCGCTGATGAAACTGGTCTGGAGCCAGCGTGGGCAGGTTGCCCAGTTGCAGGCTGTCCGGCTGCTCTTTCTCGCCCACGATCACCACACTCAGTTCGAGTGGGCCGCTGGTGTCCAGATCGAGCAGCAGGCTTACCACGCTGTCGGGCAGCAGAGGGCCAGAGTCGTAGAGCGCGGCGCTTTCACCTGGTTGTAGCGTGCGGCCCAGCCTTGGCCCCGACGCAAAATAACGCAGCAGGGTCTGCTGACCGACCAGCGGATCAGGCCCCGGCACCGTGGCGCTGCCCTGGCGCAGCAATTCGACGTGGGTCGCCTGGGTTCCGGTGTTGCGGGCCAGCAGCCGCACCCGCGCCAGAGTGCTCAGGCCGTTGGCGTGGTAGGCCAGCACCCGCGCCCGGCCCGTCACCGTGTCGCGGTACAGCAGGCCGCTGGTTTCGGGGGTTTCCGGCGAATCCGAGAACAGCAGCGCCACCGGAATGGATGTATTGACCACCGGGCGCAGGGCCGGATAGCTGAGAATGGCGCGGTCGGGCGGTGGATCGGGAACGGGGGCGGCCAGTGCTGGCGCGGCCCACAGCGGAGCCAGC is a genomic window of Deinococcus ruber containing:
- a CDS encoding OsmC family protein, which translates into the protein MKKTMHVTWLGEQRYVAQNETGQQIIIDNSPLKLGVGPMEALLSALATCTAYDVVEVMKKRRTPLSQYRVEIEGERAEEHPRRYTTITVRHIASGTGVSEDSLAKAAHLSHEKYCSVAASLNSEIVVETVLESAATPESASV
- a CDS encoding DUF1304 domain-containing protein — translated: MNVVANILIGLLAVLHVYIVILEMALWTTPRVRATFGTTAEFAEQSRTMAGNQGLYNGFLAAGFIWALFAPAELAHPLKVFFSLCVVIAGLYGGFTVSRRIFVVQMVPGLLALIFVLLSGR
- a CDS encoding DinB family protein, giving the protein MSALTLNPAQLSRLLDEAFQADWESLHSALATVEGQPHPRIGWLTQHLSVTKRGYWQALSEVLPISPVPPELDLDGLCRWEVAAAAALSPEQLETLLTYSGTPMTVGDLLRVNIRHTVWHAGQIAALGRVPRMA